A stretch of Bradyrhizobium sp. AZCC 2262 DNA encodes these proteins:
- a CDS encoding fumarylacetoacetate hydrolase family protein: MSNVDRRTILATGALALAGAGVESGTAAAQAGPKSIFPVGTTTIPIVGETDVFPVRRIYCIGRNYAAHAREMGSDPNREPPFFFQKPTDAIQNVTIGAVADHPYPSLTKNYHYEVELVAALKSGGTNISPEQALDHVYGYALGLDMTRRDLQRAMGDEKKPWEIGKSFDRSAVLGPIHPAAKTGHFTKGAISLAVNGTVKQNSDLRNMIWSVAEQISKLSEAFELKPGDIIYSGTPENVGPVVKGDVLLCKLEGLPDMSIRIT, encoded by the coding sequence ATGAGCAATGTCGATCGCAGGACCATCCTGGCAACGGGCGCGCTGGCGCTGGCCGGTGCGGGCGTGGAGTCCGGCACGGCTGCGGCGCAGGCCGGCCCGAAATCGATTTTTCCGGTTGGCACGACGACCATCCCGATCGTGGGTGAGACCGATGTGTTTCCGGTGCGGCGGATTTATTGCATCGGGCGAAACTACGCCGCGCATGCGCGCGAAATGGGTTCGGATCCCAATCGCGAGCCGCCGTTCTTCTTTCAAAAGCCGACCGACGCGATCCAGAATGTTACGATCGGCGCGGTCGCCGATCATCCTTATCCCTCGCTCACCAAAAACTATCATTACGAGGTCGAGCTGGTGGCGGCGCTGAAATCGGGCGGCACCAATATCTCCCCGGAGCAGGCGCTCGACCACGTCTACGGCTATGCGCTCGGCCTCGACATGACGCGGCGCGATCTGCAGCGCGCGATGGGCGACGAGAAGAAGCCTTGGGAAATCGGCAAGAGCTTCGATCGCTCCGCGGTGCTCGGGCCGATTCACCCCGCAGCCAAGACCGGACATTTCACCAAGGGCGCGATCTCGCTGGCGGTGAATGGCACGGTCAAGCAGAACTCCGATCTGCGCAACATGATCTGGAGCGTGGCGGAGCAGATCTCCAAGCTTTCGGAAGCTTTTGAACTCAAGCCGGGCGATATCATCTATTCGGGTACGCCGGAAAATGTCGGCCCGGTCGTGAAGGGCGACGTCCTCCTGTGCAAGCTCGAAGGTTTGCCGGATATGTCGATCCGGATTACGTGA
- a CDS encoding PCC domain-containing protein, with translation MRSIDQPGAAVPERIQWVEARGRAFSFTLAAGLPLLEAARRGFAEAGFSGGVLSMRGGALGPFAYVMPALSKTGANAAFYSDTFRPSGITRLKCGAMTLGERDGAPFFHCHGLWTETDGSLHGGHILPEESIVAESFAVEAFGIDGAMFTAEPDPETNFKLFGPVARAGTDVKAESRAFALRLRPNQDFAAALETFCRQHGILRARIHGGVGSTIGAHFIDGRTVVPFATELAIKAGAIAPGADGTLQAELDVALVDYLGGIAEGQLMRGDNPVLMTMELVLEVI, from the coding sequence ATGCGCAGCATTGACCAGCCCGGCGCGGCGGTGCCCGAACGCATCCAGTGGGTCGAGGCGCGAGGCCGGGCATTTTCATTCACGCTTGCCGCCGGCCTGCCGCTGCTGGAGGCCGCGCGCCGCGGCTTTGCCGAAGCAGGCTTTTCAGGCGGCGTGCTGAGCATGCGGGGAGGGGCGCTCGGGCCCTTTGCCTATGTGATGCCGGCGCTGTCGAAGACCGGAGCGAACGCGGCGTTCTACAGCGACACGTTTCGGCCCTCCGGCATCACGCGGCTGAAGTGTGGGGCGATGACGCTTGGCGAGCGTGACGGCGCGCCGTTCTTCCATTGCCACGGGCTGTGGACCGAGACCGACGGAAGCCTGCACGGCGGCCACATTCTGCCCGAGGAGAGCATCGTCGCCGAATCGTTCGCGGTGGAAGCGTTCGGCATCGACGGTGCCATGTTCACGGCCGAGCCCGATCCCGAGACCAATTTCAAATTGTTCGGCCCTGTCGCGCGCGCCGGCACGGATGTGAAGGCCGAGAGCCGCGCCTTTGCGCTGCGGCTGCGGCCGAATCAGGATTTTGCCGCGGCGCTGGAGACCTTTTGCCGGCAGCACGGAATTTTGCGCGCGCGGATTCATGGCGGCGTCGGCTCCACGATCGGCGCGCATTTCATCGACGGCCGCACCGTCGTGCCGTTTGCGACCGAGCTTGCGATCAAGGCCGGCGCGATAGCGCCCGGCGCTGACGGCACGCTGCAGGCGGAGCTCGATGTCGCGCTGGTCGATTATCTCGGCGGCATCGCCGAGGGCCAGCTGATGCGCGGCGACAATCCGGTGCTGATGACGATGGAGCTGGTGCTCGAGGTGATCTGA
- a CDS encoding outer membrane protein, whose translation MKQLLLAGVALSVASAASAADMQARPYSKAPPAAVVAAYNWSGFYVGAMGGGAWGTDSGSGGFGGGTVGYNWQLPGSQFVFGVEVDAAGASIKDSVTEDIGGGATATVDSKINAFGSVTGRAGFAMDAALLYAKGGYAWANNKSSLSIPVLGATFSDSHTHSGYTIGGGIEYMFAPNWSAKGEYMFTSLGGETYNFGGEPFPSNNIDFHTIKVGVNYHFR comes from the coding sequence ATGAAACAACTACTTTTAGCTGGTGTGGCCCTTTCGGTCGCGAGCGCGGCGTCGGCAGCCGACATGCAGGCGCGGCCCTATTCCAAAGCGCCCCCGGCGGCGGTGGTTGCGGCGTATAACTGGTCCGGCTTCTATGTCGGCGCGATGGGCGGTGGTGCCTGGGGGACCGATTCGGGCAGCGGCGGTTTTGGTGGCGGCACTGTCGGCTACAACTGGCAGCTCCCCGGCAGCCAGTTCGTATTCGGCGTCGAAGTCGACGCCGCCGGCGCCAGCATCAAGGACAGCGTAACCGAGGACATCGGTGGTGGCGCCACGGCCACGGTGGATTCCAAGATCAATGCATTCGGAAGCGTGACCGGCCGTGCCGGCTTCGCGATGGACGCGGCGCTTCTCTACGCCAAGGGCGGCTACGCCTGGGCCAACAACAAGTCCTCCCTTTCCATTCCGGTGCTGGGCGCGACGTTTTCGGATAGCCACACTCATTCCGGCTATACGATCGGCGGCGGCATCGAATACATGTTCGCGCCGAACTGGTCGGCCAAGGGCGAATACATGTTCACCAGCCTTGGCGGCGAGACCTATAATTTTGGCGGTGAGCCGTTTCCTTCCAACAACATCGACTTCCACACCATCAAGGTCGGGGTGAACTATCACTTCAGGTAA
- a CDS encoding GNAT family N-acetyltransferase, with translation MAAVRDNKAQNRFELDVDGAVAFANYRVTPSAVIITHTETPRALRGRGIASDLIRGALELIRADGRKVIAGCGFVVDYLSKNPQFADLTG, from the coding sequence ATGGCCGCCGTCCGCGACAACAAGGCTCAAAACCGCTTCGAACTCGACGTCGACGGCGCTGTGGCGTTTGCGAATTATCGCGTCACGCCCTCGGCGGTCATCATCACCCATACCGAAACGCCCCGCGCGCTGCGCGGCCGCGGCATCGCTTCCGACTTGATCAGGGGTGCGCTCGAACTGATCCGCGCCGACGGCCGCAAGGTCATTGCCGGCTGCGGGTTCGTCGTTGATTATCTGAGCAAGAATCCGCAGTTTGCCGATCTGACGGGGTGA
- a CDS encoding SPW repeat protein, translated as MSGFGFFSKHRTWEDWFGMLLGALIVVSPWFPFSSHDVMDAERSTMILNTFVVGMLVFGLAQLEYVALQRWEEVGEIALGLWLIASPLILGYSGDEMLRIWHATLGGIVVLLGALQLWQDWRLSDQELANHPQ; from the coding sequence ATGTCGGGCTTTGGTTTCTTCAGCAAACATCGCACGTGGGAGGACTGGTTCGGCATGCTGCTTGGCGCGCTGATCGTGGTATCGCCGTGGTTTCCTTTCTCCAGCCACGACGTGATGGACGCCGAACGCAGCACCATGATCCTCAATACGTTCGTGGTCGGTATGCTGGTGTTCGGTCTGGCCCAGCTCGAATATGTCGCACTGCAGCGCTGGGAGGAGGTGGGCGAGATCGCACTCGGCCTCTGGCTGATCGCCTCACCGCTCATCCTCGGCTACTCCGGTGATGAGATGCTCCGGATTTGGCACGCCACGCTCGGCGGAATCGTCGTCCTGCTGGGTGCGCTTCAGCTTTGGCAGGATTGGCGCTTGAGCGACCAGGAACTTGCCAACCATCCGCAGTAA
- a CDS encoding AAA family ATPase, which produces MGGQLSDALRASWLPKITNGWFFRAESFFSVARYLDEMAQKYPMGGGPPPDFLSHSHGEGFLRFFEERCQRQGIFIFDEPESALSPSRQIAFLKLMRRMEDIGHCQIIMATHSPMLMAYPNARLLRLTKYGLEPVTVKETDHYRVMREFCEDPAGFVEAAMEE; this is translated from the coding sequence ATGGGGGGCCAATTGTCCGACGCGTTGCGGGCGAGCTGGCTACCCAAAATCACAAATGGCTGGTTTTTCCGCGCCGAAAGCTTTTTCTCGGTCGCCCGATACCTGGACGAGATGGCCCAGAAATATCCGATGGGAGGAGGCCCGCCGCCGGACTTCCTGTCCCATTCCCACGGCGAAGGGTTTTTGCGTTTCTTCGAGGAGCGCTGCCAGCGGCAGGGTATCTTCATCTTCGACGAACCGGAATCCGCGCTGTCGCCCTCGCGCCAGATCGCGTTCCTGAAGCTGATGCGGCGGATGGAGGACATCGGCCATTGCCAGATCATCATGGCCACGCATTCGCCAATGCTGATGGCATACCCGAACGCGAGGCTGCTGCGGCTGACGAAATACGGGCTTGAGCCGGTGACGGTAAAAGAGACCGACCACTACAGGGTCATGCGGGAGTTTTGTGAGGATCCGGCCGGGTTTGTGGAAGCGGCGATGGAGGAGTGA
- a CDS encoding DUF3828 domain-containing protein, which produces MITRRELILSGAAGLLAATLPHEAPAADDPAGIVTAIYTRAAKGKGDSGGAFVFENKAAKANYLSKSLIALWAKADARTRKGDVGPVDFDPVTNSQDPDVKSFKVAVEKQEADKATIAVTIDGHQGSRTKPADGTIRYDFVRDAGQWKIDDIKGSVEGKPWSIRSLLVDSFKN; this is translated from the coding sequence ATGATTACCCGCCGAGAACTGATATTATCAGGCGCAGCCGGCCTGCTTGCCGCGACCTTGCCGCACGAAGCGCCGGCGGCGGACGATCCGGCCGGCATCGTCACGGCCATCTACACCCGCGCTGCCAAGGGCAAGGGCGATTCCGGCGGCGCGTTCGTGTTCGAGAACAAAGCGGCCAAGGCAAACTACCTGTCGAAATCGCTCATTGCGCTCTGGGCCAAAGCGGATGCCCGCACGCGCAAGGGCGATGTTGGACCGGTCGATTTCGATCCCGTCACCAATTCGCAGGACCCGGACGTAAAATCGTTCAAGGTAGCCGTGGAGAAGCAGGAGGCCGACAAGGCAACGATTGCCGTCACGATCGACGGTCACCAGGGTTCTCGGACGAAGCCGGCCGACGGGACCATCCGCTATGATTTCGTCCGCGATGCCGGCCAATGGAAAATCGACGACATCAAGGGTAGCGTCGAAGGCAAGCCATGGTCGATCCGCAGCCTGCTCGTCGATTCGTTCAAAAACTAG
- a CDS encoding YVTN family beta-propeller repeat protein, whose translation MRAIALAALVAGIGAASAGPARAEEAFVTNQLSENLSVVDLATARPVATIAIAGKPAGIAVTPDGRFAYVTSPDTKALTVVDAAARRIVGKIDVGGGPLGVAVAPDGATVYVADWYAAAVRVIDPQAQRVIADIAVGASPSGLAVTPDGLLLLSADRDADSVSVIDTATRKRRATIKVGERPFGITIDAEGRRAYTANVGSNDVSVIDIADNSEIARVKTGLRPYAVALAQGRGFVTDQYDGTVSVFDLATLAPVKRITVGDYPEGIAATADGRQIIVANWESNSISVIDAVELKVTGEIKVGDGPRAFGAFLRR comes from the coding sequence GTGCGGGCGATCGCTCTGGCGGCGCTCGTCGCCGGCATCGGCGCCGCCTCGGCCGGGCCGGCGAGGGCCGAGGAGGCCTTCGTCACCAATCAGCTCAGCGAAAATCTGTCGGTCGTGGACCTCGCAACCGCGCGGCCGGTCGCGACCATCGCAATTGCCGGCAAGCCTGCGGGCATCGCCGTCACGCCGGACGGGCGCTTCGCTTATGTGACGAGCCCCGACACCAAGGCGCTGACGGTGGTCGATGCCGCCGCCCGCCGGATCGTAGGCAAGATCGACGTCGGCGGTGGCCCGCTCGGTGTCGCGGTGGCGCCGGATGGCGCCACGGTCTATGTCGCCGACTGGTACGCCGCGGCGGTGCGGGTGATCGATCCGCAAGCGCAGCGCGTGATCGCCGATATCGCGGTCGGCGCCTCGCCGTCGGGGCTTGCGGTGACACCAGACGGGCTGCTGCTGCTTTCGGCGGACCGCGATGCCGACAGCGTGTCTGTCATCGATACCGCGACGCGGAAACGACGCGCCACGATCAAGGTCGGGGAGCGCCCGTTTGGCATTACCATCGATGCCGAGGGCCGGCGCGCCTACACCGCCAACGTCGGATCCAACGACGTCTCCGTGATCGACATCGCCGATAACAGCGAGATCGCGCGCGTGAAGACGGGCTTGCGCCCCTATGCGGTCGCACTCGCGCAAGGCCGCGGTTTCGTCACCGACCAGTATGACGGCACCGTCAGCGTGTTCGATCTCGCCACGCTCGCGCCGGTCAAGCGCATCACCGTAGGCGATTACCCGGAAGGGATCGCGGCGACGGCGGACGGCCGGCAGATCATCGTGGCGAACTGGGAGAGCAACTCGATCAGCGTGATCGATGCGGTCGAGCTGAAGGTGACCGGCGAGATCAAGGTCGGCGACGGGCCACGGGCGTTCGGGGCGTTTCTGCGGCGGTAG
- a CDS encoding acyl-CoA synthetase, which produces MTEVVTIPTPRGGLARMSRRVMNLAHMLTQNARRHGDRIGFIWGDRSWTWREIDGHVSALAAALAARGIVKGDRVLVHSKNCDEMFWSMFAAFRLGAIWVPTNFRLMPDEVAYLATASGAKAFLCHGDFPDHATAAANPALEFIWRIGEGSFGERTVSEAIASQAGAKVENAAVDYDDPCWFFFTSGTTGRSKAAVLTHGQMAFVVTNHLADLMPGTTETDASLVVAPLSHGAGVHQLVQAARGVPTILLPSEKFDIAEAFRLIEVHRVSNIFTVPTILKMMVEHPSVDKYDHSSLRFVIYAGAPMYREDQKAALNKLGPVLVQYFGLGEVTGNITVMPASLHDPEDGPQARIGTCGFERTGMQVSIQGDDGRELKPFETGEICVIGPAVFAGYYDNPEANAKAFRDGWFRTGDLGHVDEEGFVYITGRASDMYISGGSNIYPREVEEKILTHPAIGEVAVLGVPDPFWGEVGVAVCVAREGAAAVSEAELAAFLAAKVPRYKMPKRFFFWEALPKSGYGKIPKRLVRDELEARGLLELISKTAS; this is translated from the coding sequence GTGACTGAAGTTGTGACGATCCCCACCCCGCGCGGCGGCCTGGCGCGGATGTCGCGCCGGGTGATGAACCTGGCGCATATGCTGACCCAGAATGCCCGCCGCCATGGCGACCGCATTGGCTTCATCTGGGGCGACAGATCCTGGACCTGGCGCGAGATCGATGGCCATGTCTCGGCGCTGGCGGCGGCGCTGGCCGCGCGCGGTATCGTCAAGGGCGACCGCGTTCTGGTCCATTCCAAGAATTGCGACGAGATGTTCTGGTCGATGTTCGCGGCCTTCCGTCTCGGCGCCATCTGGGTGCCAACCAATTTCCGCCTGATGCCGGACGAGGTCGCCTATCTCGCCACCGCCTCCGGCGCGAAGGCGTTTCTGTGCCATGGCGATTTCCCCGATCACGCCACCGCAGCCGCCAATCCCGCGCTCGAATTCATCTGGCGGATCGGCGAGGGCAGCTTCGGCGAGAGGACGGTGAGCGAGGCGATCGCGTCGCAAGCCGGCGCCAAGGTCGAGAATGCAGCGGTTGACTACGATGATCCCTGCTGGTTCTTCTTCACCTCGGGCACCACCGGGCGCTCCAAGGCGGCGGTGCTCACCCACGGCCAGATGGCCTTTGTGGTGACAAATCATCTCGCCGACCTGATGCCGGGCACGACGGAAACCGATGCCTCGCTGGTGGTCGCGCCGCTGTCGCATGGCGCCGGTGTGCACCAGCTCGTGCAGGCCGCACGCGGCGTGCCGACCATCCTGCTGCCGTCGGAGAAATTCGACATCGCCGAAGCGTTCCGGCTGATCGAGGTTCACCGCGTCAGCAACATTTTTACGGTGCCGACCATTCTGAAGATGATGGTCGAGCATCCGTCCGTTGACAAATACGATCATTCCTCGCTGCGTTTCGTGATCTATGCCGGCGCGCCGATGTATCGCGAGGACCAGAAGGCGGCGCTGAACAAGCTCGGCCCGGTGCTGGTGCAGTATTTCGGCCTCGGCGAGGTCACCGGCAACATCACGGTGATGCCGGCCAGTCTGCACGATCCCGAGGACGGCCCGCAGGCCCGCATCGGCACCTGCGGCTTCGAGCGCACCGGCATGCAGGTCTCGATCCAGGGCGACGACGGGCGCGAGCTGAAACCGTTCGAGACCGGCGAGATCTGCGTGATCGGTCCTGCCGTGTTCGCCGGCTATTACGACAACCCCGAAGCCAACGCGAAGGCGTTTCGCGACGGCTGGTTTCGTACCGGCGATCTCGGCCACGTGGACGAGGAGGGATTCGTCTACATCACCGGCCGCGCCTCGGACATGTACATCTCGGGCGGCTCCAACATCTATCCGCGCGAGGTCGAGGAGAAGATTCTCACACACCCCGCGATCGGCGAGGTCGCCGTGCTCGGCGTGCCCGACCCGTTCTGGGGCGAGGTGGGAGTAGCCGTCTGCGTTGCGCGCGAGGGCGCAGCCGCCGTAAGCGAGGCGGAGCTCGCCGCGTTTCTCGCGGCGAAGGTGCCGCGTTACAAGATGCCGAAGCGCTTCTTCTTCTGGGAGGCGTTGCCGAAGTCCGGCTATGGCAAGATTCCGAAGCGGCTGGTCCGCGATGAACTCGAGGCGCGAGGGTTGCTTGAGCTCATTTCCAAGACGGCCAGCTGA
- a CDS encoding DUF2189 domain-containing protein, translated as MATYQGNVTSVAQSGPDTAAAPVIRTIGLSELHQALQRGWEDFKAVPSHAIILCIIYPVLGLMLARAVHGYSVLPLLFPLAAGFALLGPFAALGLYEMSRRRERGEQATAWDALEVVRSPSFGAMLGLGVLLLALFVTWVATAQAIYIAAFGYAGATGVSDFVERVLTTPQGWWLIVVGCGVGFLFALIALCISVVSFPLMLDRHAGAGDAMVTSLRAVARNPGPMAAWGLIVAVLLVAGSLPAFLGLAVVIPLLGHATWHLYRETIEPELNPQPLPPRVQRERKPAADFPANLFPWRRKDSA; from the coding sequence ATGGCCACCTATCAAGGCAATGTCACATCGGTGGCGCAGAGCGGACCAGACACCGCCGCGGCGCCCGTTATCCGAACCATCGGCTTATCAGAACTCCATCAGGCCTTGCAGCGCGGCTGGGAAGACTTCAAAGCCGTGCCAAGCCACGCCATCATCCTGTGCATCATCTATCCCGTCCTCGGATTGATGCTGGCACGCGCCGTGCACGGCTATTCGGTGCTGCCGCTGTTGTTTCCGCTCGCCGCCGGCTTTGCGCTGCTCGGCCCGTTTGCTGCGCTCGGCCTCTACGAAATGAGCCGCCGTCGCGAACGCGGCGAACAGGCAACCGCCTGGGACGCGCTCGAGGTCGTGCGCTCGCCATCGTTTGGCGCGATGCTCGGGCTCGGCGTGCTGTTGCTCGCGCTGTTCGTGACATGGGTGGCTACCGCGCAGGCGATTTACATCGCCGCGTTCGGCTATGCAGGCGCGACCGGCGTTTCCGATTTCGTCGAACGCGTGCTGACGACGCCGCAAGGTTGGTGGCTGATCGTGGTCGGCTGCGGTGTCGGCTTCCTGTTTGCCCTCATCGCGCTGTGCATCAGCGTGGTGTCGTTTCCGTTGATGCTCGACCGTCATGCCGGCGCCGGCGATGCGATGGTGACCTCGCTGCGCGCAGTCGCACGCAATCCCGGGCCGATGGCGGCCTGGGGATTGATCGTCGCGGTGCTGCTGGTGGCGGGATCGCTGCCGGCTTTCCTCGGCCTTGCCGTCGTCATCCCGCTGCTCGGGCACGCCACGTGGCATCTCTATCGGGAGACGATTGAGCCGGAACTCAATCCGCAGCCGCTTCCGCCTCGCGTGCAACGCGAACGCAAGCCTGCGGCCGATTTCCCGGCCAATCTGTTCCCCTGGCGGCGCAAGGACAGCGC
- a CDS encoding PRC-barrel domain-containing protein gives MPHTLVPSDRVEHVNVYCRDGTKLGSIERLMLDKTSGTVAYAVIKTGGLLGSHHHCPIRWDALRFDPARQAYQTDVTPEDLRAGPSELDEEAFDWGDRSRPHPHYWTV, from the coding sequence ATGCCGCATACCCTGGTGCCCAGTGATCGCGTCGAGCACGTGAACGTCTACTGCCGCGACGGTACAAAGCTCGGCTCGATCGAACGCCTGATGCTCGACAAGACAAGCGGAACGGTCGCCTACGCCGTCATCAAGACCGGAGGGCTGCTCGGCAGCCACCATCATTGTCCGATCCGGTGGGACGCCCTCCGATTTGATCCCGCGCGTCAGGCCTACCAGACCGACGTGACGCCGGAGGATCTGCGCGCCGGTCCGTCCGAACTCGATGAAGAAGCCTTCGACTGGGGCGACCGCTCGCGCCCGCATCCGCATTATTGGACGGTGTAG
- a CDS encoding tetratricopeptide repeat protein — MIKLAPTDARGWRNRGMIRLFKGDTKRGLADYDMALQYDPADAYSWNNRGQARMRLRDKAGAIADFRKALEVGPGLRTASESLQRLGAAQ, encoded by the coding sequence GTGATCAAGCTGGCGCCGACGGACGCCCGCGGCTGGCGTAACCGCGGGATGATCCGGCTGTTCAAGGGCGACACCAAGCGCGGTTTGGCCGACTACGACATGGCGCTGCAATATGACCCGGCCGACGCCTATTCCTGGAACAATCGTGGCCAGGCCAGGATGCGGCTCAGAGACAAGGCGGGCGCGATTGCCGATTTCCGCAAGGCGCTGGAGGTCGGTCCCGGCCTGCGCACCGCAAGCGAGAGCCTGCAACGGCTCGGTGCGGCGCAATAG
- a CDS encoding DUF3597 domain-containing protein — MSIFGKIMSAIFGSKADAAPAGGGAAAGAGSSGGAAGSSGGAAAPAATVDVAPILDQAVKAKGEKLEWRTSIVDLMKALDIDSSFAARKELAKELGYTGDSNDSASMNIWLHKQVMAKLAANGGKLPPDIKH, encoded by the coding sequence ATGAGCATTTTCGGAAAAATCATGAGCGCAATCTTCGGCAGCAAGGCAGACGCCGCACCAGCCGGCGGTGGCGCGGCCGCAGGCGCCGGGTCGTCCGGTGGGGCCGCTGGATCGTCCGGTGGGGCTGCTGCACCTGCCGCAACCGTCGACGTCGCGCCCATCCTCGACCAGGCGGTGAAGGCCAAGGGCGAGAAGCTGGAGTGGCGGACCTCGATCGTCGACTTGATGAAAGCGCTCGACATCGATTCCAGCTTCGCCGCGCGCAAGGAGCTCGCGAAGGAACTCGGCTATACCGGCGACAGCAACGATTCCGCGAGCATGAATATCTGGCTGCACAAGCAGGTCATGGCCAAGCTGGCCGCCAATGGCGGCAAGCTGCCGCCGGATATCAAGCACTGA